A genomic segment from Bacillota bacterium encodes:
- a CDS encoding oligopeptide/dipeptide ABC transporter ATP-binding protein — translation MADPILSIEGLVKYFPIKSGVFSRVVGHVKAVDGVSFSVARGETFGLVGESGCGKTTLGRLVLRLLRPTAGEIRFEGRDIVGLRGQDLHELRRDLQLVFQDPYASLNPRLTIGESVSEPLTAHGIGSRAARKKRVLDLFEVVGLSANLYDRYPHQLSGGQRQRVGIARALALEPKLVVCDEPVSALDVSIRSQVINLLSELQEDMGLTYVFISHDLSVIEHVSSRIGVMYLGKVVEVASKTELFTKALHPYTEALLSAIPVADPGVEVKRRVLEGDVGNPANPPPGCRFHSRCWLCMDICRVEEPGVTQVSCSHWVACHARAGMGGQ, via the coding sequence TTGGCTGACCCCATACTGAGCATCGAAGGCCTGGTCAAGTACTTTCCCATCAAGAGCGGGGTGTTCTCCCGGGTTGTAGGCCACGTGAAGGCCGTGGACGGCGTGAGCTTCTCCGTGGCAAGGGGAGAGACATTCGGGCTGGTGGGGGAGTCCGGGTGCGGCAAGACCACCCTGGGGCGGCTTGTGCTCAGGCTCCTTAGGCCCACGGCAGGGGAGATCCGGTTCGAGGGTCGTGACATTGTTGGCCTCCGTGGCCAGGACCTTCACGAGCTCAGGAGGGATCTCCAGCTGGTGTTCCAGGACCCCTACGCCTCGCTGAACCCACGCCTTACTATAGGTGAGAGTGTCTCCGAACCCTTGACCGCCCACGGGATTGGATCCAGGGCCGCCCGGAAGAAGCGGGTGCTGGATCTCTTTGAGGTTGTCGGGCTCAGCGCCAACCTGTATGACCGTTATCCCCACCAGCTCTCCGGGGGCCAGCGCCAGCGGGTGGGCATAGCCAGGGCTCTGGCCCTGGAGCCCAAGCTGGTGGTGTGCGACGAGCCTGTGTCTGCCCTGGATGTGTCCATAAGGAGCCAGGTCATAAACCTCCTCTCCGAGCTCCAGGAGGATATGGGATTAACCTATGTGTTCATATCCCATGACCTCTCCGTCATAGAGCATGTTTCCTCCAGGATAGGTGTAATGTACCTGGGCAAGGTGGTTGAGGTGGCCTCCAAGACGGAGCTGTTTACAAAGGCCCTCCACCCCTACACTGAGGCCCTGCTCTCCGCCATACCCGTGGCGGATCCCGGCGTGGAGGTGAAAAGAAGGGTCCTGGAGGGGGATGTGGGGAACCCGGCCAACCCTCCCCCGGGCTGCCGTTTCCACTCACGGTGCTGGCTTTGCATGGATATATGCCGGGTTGAGGAGCCGGGGGTCACCCAGGTCTCGTGTTCCCACTGGGTGGCATGTCACGCCCGGGCTGGCATGGGAGGTCAATAA
- a CDS encoding ABC transporter ATP-binding protein, which produces MGLLEVQGLQAYFYTPEGVVPAVDDVSFSVGRGETVGMVGESGCGKSVTSLCIMRLLPHPGRIIAGSMTLEGEDLLSKSEKAMQRIRGSRVSMVFQEPMTSLNPVMTVGSQIMEVLRLHTRIDRKNGLKQCEELLDMVGISAPRQRLGEYPHQLSGGMRQRVMIAMALACKPRLLIADEPTTALDVTIQAQILELMKRLKEELGMALLLITHDLGIVAEMAERVAVMYAGKVVESAPVGPVFREPAHPYTQGLLASLPKIGARQDRLPSIPGGVPNPLEFPLGCRFHPRCVKVMERCRADEPPVTTLGEDRVVRCWLYA; this is translated from the coding sequence ATGGGACTTCTTGAGGTTCAGGGACTACAGGCATACTTCTATACACCTGAGGGTGTGGTGCCTGCCGTTGATGACGTTTCCTTCAGCGTTGGGCGGGGTGAGACCGTGGGCATGGTGGGGGAGTCAGGATGCGGCAAGAGCGTGACCTCCCTCTGCATCATGCGCCTGCTCCCACACCCCGGGCGGATCATCGCCGGCAGCATGACCCTGGAGGGTGAGGACCTGCTCTCAAAGAGCGAGAAGGCGATGCAGCGGATCCGGGGCAGCCGGGTTTCCATGGTGTTCCAGGAGCCCATGACATCGCTGAACCCTGTCATGACCGTGGGGAGCCAGATCATGGAGGTTCTCCGGCTCCATACCCGCATTGACCGGAAGAACGGGCTTAAGCAGTGTGAGGAGCTCCTGGACATGGTGGGCATATCCGCCCCCCGGCAGCGGCTGGGGGAGTACCCGCACCAGCTCTCCGGGGGAATGCGCCAGAGGGTGATGATCGCCATGGCACTGGCCTGCAAGCCCCGGCTTCTCATCGCCGATGAGCCCACCACGGCGCTGGACGTGACCATACAGGCGCAGATCCTGGAACTCATGAAGCGCCTCAAGGAAGAGCTGGGCATGGCGTTGCTTCTCATAACCCATGACCTCGGCATTGTGGCGGAGATGGCTGAGAGGGTTGCTGTTATGTACGCAGGCAAGGTGGTGGAGTCCGCCCCTGTGGGTCCGGTTTTCCGGGAGCCGGCCCATCCCTACACCCAAGGACTCCTGGCTTCGCTGCCCAAGATCGGTGCCCGCCAGGATCGCCTCCCCTCCATACCCGGAGGGGTGCCTAACCCCCTGGAGTTCCCACTGGGCTGCCGCTTTCATCCCCGGTGTGTGAAAGTCATGGAGAGGTGCAGGGCTGATGAACCCCCTGTCACAACCCTGGGCGAGGACCGGGTCGTCCGCTGCTGGCTGTATGCCTGA
- a CDS encoding corrinoid protein codes for MREKRVLKDLYECVVRGNASLAKVLTEQALMAGADPLEVIDKALMAALNRVNGMFRDGRCVIPDVLLSSRAVHASLHLLETHNKAPRQPSIGTVVIGTVASDLHDIGKKIVVMMLETENMEVIDLGIDVPSEDFLAAVRRYSPDILAMSALLTTTLPSIQKTVESLKREGLRDSVLVAVGGRPVSEAFASGVGADIYAYDAVQAARACRERLLRPGVFPSGE; via the coding sequence ATGAGGGAGAAACGGGTTCTCAAGGACCTCTACGAGTGTGTCGTCAGGGGCAACGCCTCCCTGGCCAAGGTCCTGACAGAACAGGCGCTGATGGCGGGGGCCGACCCCCTCGAGGTCATAGACAAGGCGCTCATGGCAGCCCTGAACCGTGTAAACGGCATGTTCCGGGACGGGCGCTGCGTGATACCCGATGTTCTCCTGTCGTCCAGGGCGGTTCACGCCTCCCTGCACCTTCTGGAGACCCATAACAAAGCGCCCAGGCAGCCAAGCATAGGAACGGTGGTTATCGGAACCGTCGCGAGCGACCTTCACGACATCGGGAAGAAGATAGTGGTGATGATGCTGGAGACCGAGAACATGGAGGTCATTGACCTTGGGATCGACGTTCCCTCTGAGGACTTCCTGGCGGCTGTCCGGCGGTATTCCCCGGACATCCTGGCCATGTCGGCGCTCCTCACCACAACGCTGCCCTCCATCCAGAAGACCGTGGAGAGCCTTAAACGCGAGGGGCTCAGGGACTCCGTCCTGGTGGCCGTGGGGGGGCGCCCAGTGAGTGAGGCCTTTGCCTCCGGGGTCGGGGCAGACATCTATGCATACGACGCCGTCCAGGCCGCCAGGGCTTGCAGGGAGAGGCTCCTAAGACCAGGGGTCTTTCCAAGTGGGGAGTGA